From a single bacterium genomic region:
- a CDS encoding YbjQ family protein: protein MIIVTTSEIQGKNIVKTLGLVKGNTIRARHIGEDVIAALRTVIGGEISEYTKMLAQARDESLRRMEEDAQKLGANAIVSVRFSTSSIMRGAAELLAYGTAVVVE from the coding sequence ATGATCATAGTAACCACTAGCGAGATCCAGGGCAAAAACATCGTCAAAACGCTGGGCCTGGTCAAGGGCAACACCATCCGTGCGAGGCACATCGGCGAGGACGTGATTGCAGCGCTCAGGACCGTTATCGGAGGTGAGATATCTGAGTACACCAAGATGCTCGCTCAGGCTCGGGATGAGTCGCTTCGTCGGATGGAAGAGGACGCACAGAAGCTCGGCGCCAACGCCATCGTCTCGGTGCGCTTTTCCACGTCATCGATCATGCGAGGCGCGGCGGAGCTTCTGGCCTATGGGACTGCCGTAGTCGTGGAGTGA
- the nfi gene encoding deoxyribonuclease V (cleaves DNA at apurinic or apyrimidinic sites) yields MNVKSLHPWNVSYADAVKLQRELAERVIQQSSLTLDSIRLVAGADVSYSRATNRCYCAVVVLSFPRLELVCQKSAITDAAFPYIPGLLSFREIPGLVRAFERLDTIPDVVIADGQGLAHPRRLGLACHLGLVLDMPTVGCAKSRLVGEFEQPGQKKGSSTDLMHRKELVGAVLRTRTNISPVFVSIGHKIGLQTAIKLVLACSPKFRLPETTRAAHNTVINMMRDNETVDSKHINAKEAKFQK; encoded by the coding sequence ATGAACGTCAAGAGCCTGCATCCATGGAACGTTTCCTACGCTGATGCAGTGAAGCTTCAGCGCGAGCTTGCCGAAAGAGTTATTCAGCAGTCGAGCTTGACTCTCGACTCCATTCGGCTTGTCGCTGGAGCTGATGTCTCCTATTCAAGGGCCACGAATCGCTGCTACTGCGCAGTGGTCGTGTTGAGCTTCCCGCGACTCGAGCTGGTCTGCCAGAAGTCGGCGATAACGGACGCGGCTTTCCCCTACATACCGGGGCTTCTATCGTTCCGTGAGATTCCGGGCCTCGTCAGGGCTTTCGAACGCCTCGATACCATTCCGGATGTGGTCATTGCCGACGGCCAGGGCCTCGCCCACCCGAGGCGATTGGGACTGGCGTGTCATCTGGGACTTGTGCTGGACATGCCCACGGTGGGCTGCGCCAAATCGCGGCTCGTTGGCGAGTTCGAGCAGCCGGGGCAAAAAAAAGGCTCAAGCACAGACCTTATGCACAGAAAAGAGCTCGTCGGAGCTGTTCTGAGGACCCGCACCAATATCTCGCCCGTCTTCGTCTCAATAGGGCACAAGATCGGTCTGCAAACGGCCATCAAGCTCGTGCTTGCGTGCTCGCCAAAGTTCAGGCTGCCTGAAACGACGCGGGCCGCGCACAACACAGTAATCAACATGATGAGAGATAATGAGACAGTAGATTCCAAACATATAAATGCAAAGGAGGCTAAGTTTCAAAAATGA
- a CDS encoding choice-of-anchor X domain-containing protein — MRNVFFNVLCLGLVMLLCGLSGGAFAQEQPNVFIYVLNPLTAREEPDENGDFLIEWLDGDFGYISLFRDSDNQEGGETLITPFPLPALDFKDLTWNTNNLPNLTEWYIVGKIRLSLDENEPWIQTSYSLGTIYINRVTEPVIHVGPDADVTADRGITLPFQLRGVGYYWLFYDVDREPGGEGQIMGPSDPFMYVDYAPGIYEWDTSDLPDGQSYYIVGKTKMNLLDANWSYSEASLGRVTIDHTQHYEINVQEPGGSVYLPVGETFTVEWDDQDPNVSAYVLIYTDTDIDGDPSDDVRRSLLPITVSDRQNQFTMAFTDLSDQPGNTYYVIARIKESSQDDGGETLAEGFSDGTITLYNKSTQDTTPPAAVQNLRAEPRGDGSTITLKWTAPGDDGNYGTASSYDIRYSTSIFESDSDFQSGTSVPYVDQKTGNKPLRSGSPQRLDVGGLDLATVYYFALKTTDDSGQTSPMSNIAWTDSMPVVLSSFEAVPGFERITLNWTTASETDALGWHVARRDDAKGIFHTITSQMVRAAGTSSEPHSYTYTDADVSSGITYYYKLLLYNLDGSKEESKIVSCSPFAAPSGPTSDSYPLILGGGFVGSVVNSSTGGSLTVMAIVDPYTGSGEIEKVELSYKGIPTGILLYDDGTHGDDVAGDNTFHNTIDVEPGLAAGNYVLEIVATDTDGNQSPVFPYVTVR, encoded by the coding sequence ATGCGAAACGTATTCTTCAACGTGCTTTGCCTGGGTCTGGTGATGCTTTTGTGCGGGCTGTCGGGCGGCGCTTTCGCCCAGGAGCAGCCAAATGTTTTTATATACGTCCTGAACCCTCTAACCGCTAGAGAGGAGCCGGACGAGAACGGGGATTTCTTGATCGAGTGGTTGGATGGCGATTTCGGCTATATCAGCCTCTTTCGCGACTCGGATAATCAGGAGGGTGGAGAGACTCTGATAACGCCCTTCCCCTTGCCGGCCCTGGACTTCAAGGACCTTACGTGGAACACCAACAACCTACCGAACCTGACGGAGTGGTACATTGTTGGCAAGATCAGGCTGTCACTGGATGAGAACGAGCCCTGGATTCAGACAAGCTACAGCCTGGGAACCATTTACATAAATCGGGTAACCGAGCCTGTGATACATGTTGGCCCTGATGCGGATGTAACGGCCGACAGAGGCATCACACTTCCATTTCAGCTGAGAGGCGTAGGCTACTACTGGCTGTTCTATGACGTTGACAGGGAGCCTGGGGGTGAGGGTCAGATCATGGGGCCATCAGATCCTTTCATGTATGTAGACTACGCTCCCGGCATCTATGAGTGGGACACCAGCGACCTCCCTGACGGTCAGAGCTATTACATTGTTGGCAAGACCAAAATGAATCTGCTCGATGCCAATTGGTCCTATTCTGAGGCCTCGCTTGGCCGGGTGACAATTGACCACACTCAGCATTACGAGATCAACGTGCAGGAGCCGGGCGGGAGCGTCTATCTGCCGGTCGGAGAGACCTTTACGGTGGAGTGGGACGACCAAGACCCGAACGTCTCCGCCTATGTCCTCATTTATACCGACACTGACATAGACGGCGACCCCTCAGACGACGTGAGACGCTCTCTCTTGCCGATTACGGTGAGCGACAGGCAGAACCAGTTCACCATGGCATTCACCGACTTGAGCGACCAGCCCGGCAACACCTACTACGTCATCGCCAGGATCAAGGAAAGTAGCCAGGACGATGGAGGCGAGACGCTGGCAGAGGGCTTCAGTGATGGGACGATCACTCTTTACAACAAGTCAACGCAGGACACTACCCCGCCCGCGGCAGTTCAAAACTTGAGAGCAGAGCCTCGGGGGGACGGTTCAACGATCACTCTCAAGTGGACGGCGCCCGGAGACGATGGCAATTACGGAACAGCCTCGTCTTACGACATCCGTTACTCGACGAGCATATTTGAGAGCGACTCGGACTTCCAGAGCGGGACCTCCGTGCCCTATGTGGACCAAAAGACTGGGAACAAGCCGCTTCGGTCTGGATCGCCGCAAAGATTGGACGTTGGTGGGCTTGACCTGGCGACTGTGTATTATTTCGCTCTCAAGACGACGGATGACTCAGGGCAGACTTCGCCCATGTCCAACATCGCTTGGACTGATTCGATGCCGGTCGTGCTTTCGTCGTTCGAGGCGGTGCCTGGCTTCGAGAGAATCACGCTGAACTGGACGACGGCCTCAGAGACCGATGCCTTGGGCTGGCATGTAGCGAGGCGCGATGATGCTAAAGGCATATTCCATACAATCACAAGCCAGATGGTCCGGGCGGCCGGGACGAGTTCTGAGCCGCACAGTTACACCTACACTGACGCCGACGTCTCGTCTGGTATTACCTACTACTACAAGCTGTTGCTCTACAACCTTGATGGGAGCAAAGAGGAGAGCAAGATAGTTAGCTGCTCGCCGTTTGCGGCCCCGTCAGGCCCTACGTCCGATTCGTATCCATTGATTCTCGGAGGTGGGTTTGTGGGCTCGGTCGTAAACTCGTCCACGGGCGGCAGTCTCACAGTCATGGCTATTGTGGACCCCTACACCGGTTCAGGTGAGATCGAGAAGGTCGAGCTATCCTACAAGGGCATCCCAACGGGAATACTCCTTTACGACGATGGGACGCATGGAGATGATGTCGCAGGGGACAATACATTCCATAACACGATAGACGTTGAGCCCGGCCTTGCGGCCGGCAACTACGTGCTCGAGATCGTTGCGACCGACACTGATGGCAACCAGAGCCCAGTGTTCCCGTATGTTACGGTCAGATAA
- the gyrA gene encoding DNA gyrase subunit A → MDVRAQQIIDRDITEEMKTAYLEYAMSVIVARALPDVCDGLKPVQRRILYAMKDLGLSYNRPYKKCARIIGDTMGKYHPHGNDAIYNALVRMVQDFSLRYPLIDGQGNYGSIDDDPPAAMRYTEARLDRISEEMLADIDKDVVDFVPNYDTTTTEPAVLPARIPNLLINGSSGIAVGMATQIPPHNISEVVDGLIRLIDEPQISVLELMETIKGPDFPTAAFILGRSGIKQAYETGRGQIMMRAKADFESFGPQGSRTRIVFSELPYQRQKSAIVFSIAELVHHKRIEGIADIRDESDRQGMRIVIDLKRDAQEEVILRQLYKFTALQDSFNVNMLALLQGQPRLLSLKQMLHAFVEFRETVVNRRCKFELKKAEARAHILEGLKIALNNLDAIISTIRQSASVEEAQGQLMGRFQLTAVQAKAILEMKLQHLTKLEREKLDEEYANLKEQITYLKIVLADESLILGIVKDELKEVKKKYGDKRRTQIIEAEDAVTDEELIPLEEMVVTATRSGYIKRAPLSLFTAQRRSGQGSYGMATKEADFIERIFTTMTHDWVMFFTDQGRVHLLKVYSLPGGERNAKGRAIRNLLNLRPEETIRTIFPLRNLDFESDQYLLTATRHGQVKKTPILAFRNIRSNGIIAVGLKEGDSLVSARLSNGEQDIFLGTRKGVAIHFDEKQIRSMGRSARGVIGMRLRGDDEVIGMEVLSETTTILTVTENGYGKRSRASDYRPQNRGGYGLINIRCTRKNGQVVGIVQVNDGDEVIMITHNGKTLRFKLERKSVRITGRATMGVKLQSLLEGDKVASVSVICKEYTEQKGTN, encoded by the coding sequence ATGGACGTTAGGGCACAACAGATTATCGATCGTGACATAACTGAGGAGATGAAGACAGCGTATCTTGAATACGCGATGAGCGTGATCGTAGCTCGCGCTCTGCCGGACGTGTGTGATGGCCTCAAACCAGTCCAGCGTCGGATACTCTACGCGATGAAGGACCTGGGCCTCTCCTACAATCGGCCCTACAAGAAATGTGCAAGAATCATCGGCGATACGATGGGCAAGTATCATCCGCACGGCAACGACGCGATCTACAACGCCTTGGTGCGGATGGTTCAGGATTTCTCGCTGAGGTACCCGCTCATCGACGGGCAGGGCAACTACGGCTCGATCGATGACGACCCGCCCGCGGCGATGCGCTACACCGAGGCGCGGCTCGACCGGATTTCCGAGGAGATGCTGGCGGATATTGACAAGGACGTCGTGGATTTCGTGCCCAATTACGACACCACAACGACGGAGCCGGCTGTGCTGCCGGCCAGAATACCGAACCTCCTAATCAATGGCTCGAGCGGGATCGCGGTCGGGATGGCCACACAGATTCCGCCTCATAACATTTCGGAGGTGGTCGATGGTCTGATACGCCTGATCGACGAGCCGCAGATTAGCGTGCTGGAGCTCATGGAGACGATTAAGGGTCCCGATTTCCCAACAGCGGCCTTCATTCTTGGTCGTTCGGGGATAAAACAGGCCTATGAGACTGGCCGCGGCCAGATCATGATGCGAGCAAAGGCAGATTTCGAGAGCTTCGGCCCACAAGGCAGCAGGACAAGAATTGTCTTCAGCGAGCTGCCATATCAGAGGCAGAAGAGCGCGATAGTGTTCTCGATAGCGGAGCTGGTTCATCACAAGCGAATCGAGGGTATAGCGGACATCAGGGACGAATCGGACCGGCAGGGGATGCGGATCGTTATCGACCTGAAGCGGGATGCTCAGGAGGAAGTGATACTTCGCCAGCTATACAAGTTCACGGCGCTTCAGGATTCATTCAACGTGAACATGCTGGCGCTTCTTCAGGGCCAGCCTCGGCTGCTTAGCTTGAAGCAGATGCTTCATGCGTTTGTGGAGTTTCGGGAGACTGTGGTTAACCGCAGGTGCAAGTTCGAGCTCAAAAAGGCCGAGGCACGAGCGCACATCCTCGAAGGCCTCAAGATAGCTCTTAATAACCTGGACGCTATCATATCTACAATCCGGCAGTCGGCGAGCGTGGAGGAGGCGCAGGGCCAGTTGATGGGCCGGTTCCAGCTGACCGCCGTCCAGGCGAAGGCGATTCTTGAGATGAAACTCCAGCATTTGACTAAGCTCGAGCGGGAGAAGCTGGACGAGGAGTATGCAAACCTTAAGGAACAGATCACGTATCTGAAAATCGTTTTGGCAGACGAGAGCCTGATACTCGGCATCGTTAAGGACGAGCTGAAGGAAGTTAAGAAGAAATATGGGGACAAGCGCCGCACTCAGATAATCGAGGCAGAGGATGCGGTAACTGACGAGGAGCTGATCCCATTGGAGGAGATGGTCGTAACGGCGACGAGGTCAGGCTACATCAAGCGGGCACCCCTTTCGCTGTTCACGGCCCAGCGCAGGTCAGGTCAGGGCTCCTATGGGATGGCGACTAAAGAGGCGGACTTTATCGAGAGGATATTCACCACGATGACACACGACTGGGTCATGTTCTTCACTGACCAGGGCCGTGTTCATCTTCTGAAGGTTTACAGCTTGCCGGGCGGGGAGAGGAACGCCAAGGGGCGAGCGATAAGAAACTTACTCAACCTAAGGCCAGAGGAGACTATACGCACGATCTTCCCGCTGAGAAACCTCGACTTCGAGAGTGACCAGTATCTACTAACGGCCACACGGCACGGACAGGTCAAGAAAACACCCATCTTGGCGTTCAGGAACATCAGGTCCAACGGGATCATTGCAGTTGGTTTGAAGGAGGGGGATAGCCTCGTCTCGGCGCGGCTGTCTAATGGCGAACAGGATATATTTCTCGGGACGCGCAAGGGGGTTGCGATACATTTCGATGAGAAGCAGATTCGCTCAATGGGCCGTTCCGCTCGGGGCGTGATAGGAATGCGCCTCCGGGGCGATGACGAGGTGATCGGTATGGAAGTGCTCTCGGAGACAACGACCATACTCACCGTGACCGAGAATGGGTATGGCAAGAGAAGCCGCGCCTCAGATTACAGACCTCAGAACCGTGGTGGCTACGGGTTGATCAACATTAGATGCACGAGGAAGAATGGCCAAGTCGTTGGTATCGTTCAGGTCAACGATGGTGACGAGGTCATCATGATCACACACAACGGCAAGACGCTGAGGTTCAAGCTGGAGCGGAAAAGCGTGCGAATAACTGGCAGAGCAACGATGGGAGTGAAGCTTCAATCCCTGCTTGAGGGGGACAAGGTTGCATCGGTCTCGGTAATATGCAAAGAATATACTGAGCAGAAAGGCACCAACTAA
- a CDS encoding DUF1844 domain-containing protein, whose amino-acid sequence MGVGKSEQENKVYTQTFLGLVQSIAAAGMAQLGKMANPMTGKIERNLEHAQSSIAMLEMLKAKTKGNLDKDEETVLDAVLTNLRLNFVEEAKKNQEKPPDSGDTEKEPAKEKDDAAEQG is encoded by the coding sequence ATGGGTGTGGGCAAGTCAGAGCAAGAAAACAAGGTGTACACGCAGACGTTTCTGGGGTTGGTTCAATCAATAGCGGCTGCCGGGATGGCGCAGCTAGGCAAGATGGCGAATCCGATGACAGGCAAGATCGAGAGGAACCTCGAGCACGCCCAGTCATCGATAGCCATGCTCGAGATGCTAAAGGCGAAGACCAAGGGCAATCTCGACAAGGACGAGGAGACGGTCTTGGATGCTGTGCTCACAAACCTCCGCCTCAATTTCGTCGAGGAAGCCAAGAAGAACCAGGAGAAACCGCCCGACAGCGGAGACACTGAAAAGGAGCCAGCAAAAGAGAAGGATGACGCGGCAGAGCAGGGATAG
- a CDS encoding peptidoglycan DD-metalloendopeptidase family protein gives MTGIIKTFAFIYALLISVLPAPVLGKQIAQAAVPNPVLAHLQASLKTYTNDDGRTGLFQCPAGVGASFAKMWTEFATADLNLLVGQTESLIISAKVQSKNEEMDAIIARLSRTKSHIVTLQKTAADLTCECPVWATFRPDMTVVQERGSTHEARCEFACFVRAILTQFSNALVEARSSQERLQAKQQQTLAEIAQLRSELAAQEEQLDASRSSREDFLASLYQEINDKMKCSQTAAFCRARLLSALKNASKTCDRTYGGLSRRLPAPVASPPAEAPKNKEPPIRITLGSELDVEPLAPVFSVGDGEVLLAECAPGFGLTVVLSHGASEMTVFSHLAAALVRPGARVKVGQQIAFSGQSGLTQHPSLLFALLKDGRFNDPRPRIDWPSCRKEPAATQRSRP, from the coding sequence ATGACTGGCATCATAAAAACGTTCGCGTTCATCTATGCCCTGCTTATCTCCGTCTTGCCTGCACCTGTGCTCGGCAAGCAAATAGCCCAGGCAGCCGTCCCCAATCCCGTCCTGGCGCATCTTCAAGCGAGTCTGAAAACCTACACAAACGACGACGGGCGAACAGGGTTGTTTCAGTGTCCGGCCGGCGTGGGTGCCTCGTTTGCCAAGATGTGGACTGAATTCGCCACAGCCGACCTCAACTTGCTGGTCGGACAGACCGAGTCGTTGATCATTTCAGCGAAGGTTCAGTCCAAAAACGAGGAGATGGACGCGATAATCGCGCGTCTTTCTCGCACTAAGTCTCACATTGTAACGCTACAGAAAACCGCAGCGGACCTTACCTGTGAATGCCCCGTCTGGGCGACCTTCAGGCCCGATATGACTGTTGTGCAGGAGCGCGGCTCAACTCATGAGGCAAGATGCGAGTTTGCCTGTTTTGTCCGAGCTATCCTTACGCAGTTCTCAAATGCTCTCGTTGAGGCTCGCTCATCACAAGAGCGGCTCCAGGCCAAGCAGCAACAAACACTCGCCGAGATAGCTCAGCTTCGCTCCGAGCTCGCGGCTCAAGAAGAGCAGCTCGATGCCTCACGGTCAAGCAGAGAGGATTTTCTTGCGAGCCTCTATCAGGAGATCAATGACAAGATGAAATGCTCTCAGACCGCTGCGTTCTGCCGGGCGAGACTGCTCTCAGCACTGAAAAACGCGAGCAAAACCTGCGACAGGACATACGGCGGATTGTCCCGGCGTCTCCCAGCTCCAGTCGCCTCACCACCTGCCGAGGCGCCCAAGAACAAGGAACCTCCTATCAGGATAACTCTCGGTTCAGAACTCGATGTCGAGCCGCTCGCCCCAGTCTTCTCCGTCGGCGATGGGGAGGTCCTTCTGGCGGAGTGCGCTCCCGGCTTTGGCCTGACAGTTGTGCTCTCCCACGGCGCTTCGGAGATGACTGTCTTCTCCCATCTGGCGGCGGCGCTTGTGAGGCCAGGCGCTCGTGTAAAGGTTGGGCAGCAAATAGCGTTCTCTGGCCAAAGCGGACTCACGCAGCATCCGTCTCTGCTGTTCGCGCTTCTGAAGGACGGTAGGTTCAACGACCCGCGGCCGCGTATCGACTGGCCCTCTTGCCGCAAAGAACCTGCCGCAACGCAACGCTCAAGGCCGTAA
- a CDS encoding HD domain-containing phosphohydrolase, with amino-acid sequence MILARKSQMKYYRIPLYVRTDKGEYVLYKPEGMLLADMRVDSGKFPSALFLREEDKLQGIRELQQAFNQELRQNIKSQDIAKTKTILVDLVRETLTEPRSGSLEGLVDTVDILTVECAQDPAVLKTLANVYFKDYTTAIHSVNVMALTLAFSLYSQQSLESSKIMGLAALLHDVGKTGIDQKIIRANRRLTDEEFAEMKRHPTIGYKILKECDFANEAILDGAREHHEKLDGSGYPRGISRVSVAGQTIGLVDCYEAVTNDDRPYRSAMDPLEALKLVKREVEAGKFDSRLFERFAHSLAK; translated from the coding sequence ATGATCCTAGCGAGAAAATCGCAGATGAAGTACTACCGGATCCCTCTATATGTCCGAACCGATAAGGGTGAGTATGTGCTGTACAAGCCCGAAGGCATGTTGTTAGCGGATATGCGCGTCGACAGCGGGAAGTTCCCGTCGGCGCTGTTTTTGAGAGAGGAGGACAAGTTGCAAGGAATCAGGGAGCTTCAGCAAGCGTTCAATCAAGAGTTGAGACAGAACATCAAATCGCAGGATATAGCGAAGACAAAAACTATTCTTGTTGACCTGGTTCGGGAGACGTTGACGGAGCCGCGTTCGGGGAGCCTCGAGGGCCTAGTCGATACGGTGGATATTCTGACTGTTGAATGTGCCCAAGACCCAGCAGTGTTGAAGACTCTGGCCAACGTCTATTTCAAGGACTACACCACTGCGATACACTCGGTGAACGTGATGGCCTTGACATTGGCCTTCAGTCTTTACTCCCAGCAGTCGCTTGAGAGCAGCAAGATTATGGGTCTTGCGGCGCTTTTGCATGACGTTGGCAAGACCGGAATCGATCAAAAGATCATCAGGGCCAACAGGAGGCTGACGGACGAGGAGTTTGCGGAGATGAAGAGGCATCCCACGATAGGATATAAGATACTCAAGGAGTGCGATTTCGCGAACGAGGCGATCCTTGACGGAGCGCGCGAGCACCATGAAAAGCTGGATGGAAGCGGGTACCCTAGAGGGATATCGAGGGTATCCGTCGCCGGCCAGACCATCGGATTAGTTGACTGTTACGAGGCGGTCACGAACGACGACAGGCCCTATAGAAGCGCGATGGACCCGCTCGAGGCGCTTAAGCTCGTGAAGAGGGAAGTAGAGGCGGGGAAGTTCGACAGTCGTCTATTCGAGAGGTTTGCGCACAGCCTCGCCAAGTAG